In Paracoccus aerodenitrificans, the following are encoded in one genomic region:
- a CDS encoding heme biosynthesis protein HemY — MLLSLLKILVFFAAILAIAIGLNTLSATSEGVRIVLNGTEYTLGPIQAVVALLVLMVAAWAIIKLLGIAWAFLRFIMGDETAINRYFARSRREKGYEALSQGLLAVAAGEGKQAQEQAARAAKYLDDPRATRLLAAQAAEVAGDESRAETVYREMLEDDRTRFVGMRGLLKQKLSAGDTHTALQLAQKAYALRPRNNEMQNTLLELSTKERDWKGARSVLKEKRKQGELPQDVHIRRDAVLALQEARDVLSQGASISAREAAISAAKASPDLIPAVVLAARSYVAQKDPRNAERLLEKAWGVNPHPDLAATYAEIRPDETPNQRLRRFESLMKRKPDHEETRLLRAELLLTNEDFPAARRAIGDIAETHPTTRSLSIMAAIERGEGGDDAAVRAWLVKAVNASRGPQWVCDKCEHVMEDWAPVCENCSGFDTLSWREPVTKRSGSSATGAELLPLLIGRPDHGDNADKADALTGEVVTQDGAAKPEGKKAAASATVIADVAPGMVPRETDFVGEPSRTITDPEPAPAKADAPIPADKQAAASARTPDTAGKAAAPRAEKPKDSTDEIVTEPVRPDVEPQGETSFPPSRSTQHSGRLILEGEEPVRPDVEPIDNEPGKRR; from the coding sequence ATGCTGCTGTCACTTCTTAAGATCCTCGTGTTCTTCGCCGCCATTCTGGCGATTGCGATCGGGCTGAACACCTTGTCGGCGACCTCGGAAGGGGTTCGGATCGTTCTGAACGGGACGGAATACACGCTTGGCCCTATTCAGGCGGTCGTGGCGCTTCTGGTGCTGATGGTCGCAGCATGGGCGATCATCAAGCTGTTGGGGATCGCCTGGGCGTTCCTGCGCTTCATCATGGGCGATGAAACCGCGATCAACCGCTATTTTGCCCGGTCCCGCCGCGAAAAGGGCTATGAGGCGCTGTCGCAGGGTCTGCTTGCCGTCGCCGCAGGAGAGGGCAAGCAGGCACAGGAACAGGCGGCGCGTGCCGCCAAATATCTGGATGATCCCCGTGCGACGCGCCTTCTGGCCGCTCAGGCTGCCGAGGTGGCGGGCGATGAATCCCGCGCCGAGACGGTGTATCGCGAGATGCTGGAGGATGACCGCACCCGTTTCGTCGGGATGCGCGGATTGCTGAAGCAGAAACTGAGCGCGGGCGACACGCATACCGCCTTGCAGCTTGCGCAGAAGGCCTATGCGCTGCGTCCCCGCAATAATGAGATGCAGAACACTCTGCTGGAGCTTTCGACCAAAGAGCGTGACTGGAAAGGTGCCCGCAGCGTCCTCAAGGAAAAGCGCAAACAGGGTGAGCTGCCGCAGGATGTCCATATCCGCCGCGATGCCGTTCTCGCCTTGCAAGAGGCGCGTGATGTGCTGTCGCAAGGTGCTTCGATTTCGGCGCGTGAGGCGGCGATCTCTGCCGCGAAAGCCTCGCCCGATCTGATCCCCGCCGTGGTTCTGGCCGCGCGTTCCTATGTCGCGCAGAAGGACCCGCGCAATGCCGAGCGCCTGCTTGAGAAAGCCTGGGGGGTGAATCCGCACCCGGATCTTGCGGCGACCTATGCAGAAATCAGGCCGGATGAGACGCCGAATCAACGTCTGCGCCGGTTTGAAAGCCTGATGAAGCGCAAACCGGATCATGAGGAAACCCGGCTGCTGCGTGCGGAATTGCTTCTGACAAACGAAGATTTCCCCGCCGCCCGCCGCGCCATCGGCGATATCGCGGAAACCCATCCGACGACGCGCAGCCTGTCGATCATGGCCGCCATCGAGAGGGGCGAGGGCGGCGACGATGCCGCTGTTCGCGCATGGCTGGTCAAGGCGGTGAATGCGTCTCGCGGGCCGCAATGGGTCTGCGACAAATGCGAGCATGTCATGGAAGATTGGGCCCCTGTCTGCGAAAATTGCAGCGGCTTCGACACGCTGAGCTGGCGCGAACCAGTCACGAAGCGGTCGGGCAGCTCTGCCACCGGTGCTGAATTGCTGCCGCTGCTGATTGGTCGGCCTGATCACGGTGACAATGCGGATAAGGCCGATGCTTTGACTGGCGAGGTCGTGACGCAGGACGGTGCCGCGAAGCCTGAAGGCAAAAAGGCCGCTGCGTCTGCCACCGTCATTGCGGATGTGGCGCCGGGGATGGTGCCGCGCGAAACCGATTTCGTTGGAGAGCCATCGCGAACCATCACCGACCCGGAGCCTGCGCCCGCTAAAGCCGATGCCCCAATCCCGGCGGATAAGCAGGCTGCGGCAAGCGCCCGGACACCGGACACAGCCGGAAAAGCCGCCGCGCCTCGCGCCGAAAAGCCGAAAGACAGCACCGATGAGATCGTGACCGAGCCGGTGCGCCCGGATGTCGAACCACAGGGTGAGACCTCGTTCCCGCCTTCGCGCAGCACGCAGCATTCGGGCCGGTTGATTCTGGAAGGCGAGGAACCTGTTCGCCCCGATGTCGAACCGATCGATAATGAGCCGGGCAAGCGTCGCTGA
- a CDS encoding RrF2 family transcriptional regulator codes for MRLTVRTDLAMRILMYCAVNGDRLTRSGEVAAVCNASAHHIAQVVNQLASEGYLRTHRGRSGGVELARSPDAITVGEIFAHFEAELPLTECFDSEGNTCPLSDGCRLRGALINAVAAFYGELEEITLAELVAENMDLETAFSAGGCGAFRRGQSGPAIPANI; via the coding sequence ATGCGTTTGACCGTACGGACCGATCTGGCGATGCGCATATTGATGTATTGTGCCGTGAACGGGGACAGGCTGACCCGATCCGGAGAGGTTGCCGCCGTCTGTAACGCGTCCGCGCATCATATCGCTCAGGTTGTCAACCAGTTGGCAAGCGAAGGATATCTGCGGACCCACCGGGGCCGCTCGGGCGGGGTCGAACTTGCGCGGAGCCCGGACGCGATCACGGTGGGCGAAATATTCGCGCATTTCGAGGCCGAATTGCCGCTGACGGAATGTTTCGATTCCGAAGGCAATACCTGCCCGCTAAGCGATGGCTGCAGGCTTCGCGGAGCCCTGATCAACGCAGTTGCGGCGTTCTATGGCGAGCTTGAAGAGATTACGCTGGCAGAGCTGGTTGCCGAGAATATGGACCTTGAAACAGCGTTTTCCGCAGGCGGTTGCGGGGCATTTCGCCGGGGACAGAGCGGTCCAGCTATTCCCGCGAATATCTGA
- the trkA gene encoding Trk system potassium transporter TrkA, which produces MKIIICGAGQVGWQIARHLSGERNDVTVIDNNGELVRRATESLDVQGVEGFASHPDVLDRAGARDADLLIAATYSDEVNMVTCQVAHSVFRVPRKIARLRSSAYLDAIYSDLYRTDHLPIDVVISPEREVAEAALARLRAPSTFEAEDFLDGRVRLLGLVLDDDCPVLNTPLRQLNDLFSSLRAIVAGVRREGRLFAPEANDQLFEGDQIYIFSDRDDVERTLEIFGKETMRPERVVIIGGGNVGLTVARSLETGKHRVRTKIIESNRERAEVAADVLERTIVLHGDGLSSELLEEAAISRADAVLTLTHDDKVNILAAVRAKQAGAKLVVSLVNDPTLVSLMAPLDIDAYINPRSTTVSTILRHVRHGRVRDIYSIGDAEAEVIEAQILPTSSMSGKIIRDIDLPEGALIGMVMKDDNRIVKPNPETRIEEGDIVCIFALTADVPEVERLLQVAIDFF; this is translated from the coding sequence ATGAAGATCATCATATGCGGGGCGGGACAGGTCGGCTGGCAGATCGCGCGGCATTTGTCGGGCGAGCGCAACGATGTCACCGTCATCGACAATAATGGCGAACTTGTCCGCCGTGCGACGGAATCGCTGGATGTTCAGGGCGTCGAGGGGTTTGCCAGTCATCCCGACGTTCTGGACCGGGCAGGCGCACGCGATGCCGATCTGCTGATCGCGGCGACCTATTCCGATGAGGTGAATATGGTCACCTGTCAGGTCGCGCATTCGGTGTTTCGCGTGCCGCGCAAGATCGCGCGGCTGCGCAGCTCGGCCTATCTGGATGCGATTTATTCGGATCTCTATCGCACCGATCACCTTCCCATCGACGTGGTTATCAGCCCCGAACGCGAGGTCGCCGAGGCGGCGCTTGCCCGGCTGCGTGCGCCCTCGACCTTCGAGGCAGAGGATTTTCTGGACGGCAGGGTCCGGCTGCTGGGTCTGGTTCTGGATGATGACTGCCCGGTGCTGAACACGCCTCTGAGGCAGTTGAACGACCTGTTTTCCAGCTTGCGGGCCATCGTGGCGGGTGTCAGGCGCGAAGGGCGTCTGTTCGCGCCCGAGGCGAATGACCAGCTTTTCGAGGGCGACCAGATCTATATTTTCTCGGATCGCGACGATGTCGAACGCACGCTTGAGATTTTCGGCAAGGAAACCATGCGCCCCGAGCGCGTTGTCATTATCGGCGGCGGCAATGTCGGGCTGACCGTGGCGCGGTCTCTGGAAACCGGAAAGCACCGGGTGCGCACCAAGATCATCGAAAGCAATCGCGAACGAGCCGAGGTCGCCGCGGATGTTCTTGAACGCACGATTGTGCTTCACGGCGACGGGCTGTCCTCGGAACTGCTGGAGGAAGCCGCGATCAGCCGGGCCGATGCGGTGCTGACGCTGACCCATGACGACAAGGTCAATATTCTTGCTGCGGTCCGGGCCAAACAGGCGGGGGCAAAGCTGGTGGTCAGCCTTGTGAACGATCCGACGCTGGTGTCACTGATGGCACCGCTGGATATCGACGCCTATATCAACCCGCGCTCGACCACCGTTTCAACGATCCTGCGCCATGTCCGGCATGGCCGTGTGCGCGATATCTATTCCATTGGCGATGCCGAAGCCGAGGTGATCGAGGCACAGATCCTGCCGACCTCGTCCATGTCCGGCAAGATCATCCGCGATATCGACCTGCCCGAGGGTGCGTTGATCGGCATGGTCATGAAGGACGACAACAGGATCGTGAAACCCAACCCCGAAACCCGTATCGAAGAGGGCGACATTGTCTGCATCTTTGCCCTGACCGCCGATGTGCCAGAGGTCGAACGGCTGTTGCAGGTCGCGATTGATTTCTTCTGA
- a CDS encoding potassium transporter TrkG, whose translation MQKLSRLPLFVLVLGFAGAMMMIPAAHAAASGLGDIAANFLFSGILLIVLTALLAIAASGMATPGPHGFSVLATMLGVFGVLPLALGIPLAMSLPDTGLFNAWWEMVSCVTTTGATLYAADMLAPPLHLWRSLVGWMGGLFILVSAVSILAPLKVGGFEILSSPYGRNERFQPLPESAGGRRQAPAHLVDPTRIATPSARSISAFMQVGPYYAGLTLVLWVVLLLAGDPGLIALSRAMGTLSTSGISPVAGAVGGHSGIIGELTVFLFLMLALSRRFWPGGNQLKASDSLWTDPEIRLGAGVVVLVAAILFARHFFATIEQATQGADITTGIVISFQNAAVATWGGLFNALSFLTTTGWNSVDWQGARNWSGLESPGLLLAGLAIMGGGVATTAGGVKLLRVYALGRQSQRELERIVHASSISGGGRMDRRIRGEGAYLAFIFFMLFAISIAMTVLLVSIRQIEFETAVMLSVSALTNTGPLANTIALSPSFESSAGIASNPWEGWSGLAALPKTVLAGAMIVGRLETLAILALFSPEFWRR comes from the coding sequence ATGCAGAAGCTGAGCCGCCTGCCATTATTCGTCCTCGTGCTGGGTTTCGCCGGTGCGATGATGATGATCCCCGCCGCGCATGCCGCCGCCAGCGGATTGGGTGATATCGCCGCGAATTTCCTGTTCAGCGGCATATTGCTGATCGTGCTGACGGCGCTTCTGGCGATTGCGGCCTCGGGGATGGCAACGCCGGGACCGCATGGTTTCTCGGTTCTGGCGACGATGCTGGGGGTGTTTGGTGTGTTGCCGCTGGCGCTTGGCATCCCGCTGGCGATGTCGCTGCCCGATACCGGCCTGTTCAACGCCTGGTGGGAAATGGTCAGTTGCGTGACCACGACGGGAGCGACGCTTTATGCGGCTGACATGCTGGCCCCGCCTTTGCATCTCTGGCGGTCTCTGGTGGGATGGATGGGGGGGCTGTTCATTCTGGTCTCGGCCGTGTCCATTCTTGCCCCGCTAAAGGTCGGCGGGTTCGAGATCCTCAGCTCGCCCTATGGCCGCAATGAACGTTTCCAGCCGCTTCCCGAAAGTGCCGGAGGGCGCAGGCAGGCACCCGCCCATCTTGTCGATCCGACCCGAATAGCCACCCCCTCCGCTCGGTCGATCAGCGCATTCATGCAGGTTGGCCCGTATTATGCCGGCCTGACCTTGGTTTTATGGGTTGTCCTGCTGCTTGCCGGCGATCCCGGACTGATTGCTCTGAGCCGAGCGATGGGAACCCTTTCGACATCTGGGATTTCTCCGGTGGCGGGTGCGGTCGGAGGGCATTCGGGCATTATCGGTGAACTCACCGTGTTCCTGTTCCTGATGCTGGCGCTCTCTCGCCGGTTCTGGCCCGGGGGAAACCAGTTGAAGGCCTCGGATTCGCTGTGGACCGATCCGGAAATCCGACTTGGTGCCGGGGTTGTGGTGCTGGTTGCCGCAATCCTCTTTGCCCGACATTTCTTCGCCACGATCGAGCAGGCCACGCAAGGTGCCGATATCACCACCGGGATTGTGATCAGCTTTCAGAATGCGGCTGTCGCGACCTGGGGAGGGTTGTTCAACGCTCTGTCATTCCTGACAACAACCGGATGGAACTCGGTGGACTGGCAGGGTGCGCGCAACTGGTCGGGGCTGGAATCTCCGGGGCTGTTGCTGGCCGGGCTGGCGATCATGGGCGGTGGGGTTGCGACCACCGCGGGCGGGGTCAAGCTGCTGCGCGTCTATGCGCTTGGGCGTCAAAGTCAGCGGGAACTGGAACGCATCGTTCACGCCTCATCGATCAGCGGAGGCGGGCGCATGGACCGCCGGATCCGCGGAGAGGGGGCTTATCTGGCGTTCATCTTCTTCATGCTTTTCGCAATTTCCATTGCCATGACGGTGCTGCTGGTCTCGATCCGGCAGATCGAATTCGAGACAGCTGTCATGCTCTCCGTCTCGGCGCTGACAAATACCGGCCCACTGGCCAACACCATCGCGCTTTCCCCCAGCTTCGAGTCAAGCGCGGGCATTGCCTCTAACCCGTGGGAGGGCTGGTCCGGTCTGGCGGCTCTGCCGAAAACCGTGCTGGCTGGGGCGATGATCGTCGGCAGGCTGGAAACCCTTGCGATTCTTGCCCTGTTTTCACCGGAATTCTGGCGTCGCTGA
- the hfq gene encoding RNA chaperone Hfq, whose translation MAADRQNLQDAFLNHVRKAKVPVTIFLINGVKLQGVITWFDNFCVLLRRDGQSQLVYKHAISTIMPGAPISLYEGDD comes from the coding sequence ATGGCCGCAGACAGACAAAATCTTCAGGACGCATTCCTGAACCACGTTCGCAAAGCCAAGGTTCCGGTGACGATTTTTCTGATAAACGGCGTCAAACTTCAGGGCGTAATCACCTGGTTTGACAATTTTTGTGTGTTGCTGCGTCGCGACGGTCAATCCCAGCTTGTCTATAAACATGCGATTTCGACCATCATGCCGGGGGCACCGATCAGCCTTTACGAAGGTGACGACTGA